TAGGATCTAGCTGCCGGGGCCACCACCGTACAGAACGCAAACGGCGGCTTCCTCCACCAACTCTTCCTCGGTATAGGTCGCGAGGACCTCGGGGCGCTCATACTGCATGCGGTTCACCTCCTTCCATTCGAGAGTGGGCTATAAGAGTATGCCGCCCAGGGTAAGGGTGCAAACAATATGCGGGCGACGACCCGCGCAAGCGGCGGAACAGCGCGGAGCACCATTCGCCGCAGAGGGTCCGGTAACCAGGCTGCGCTACGGCGGGCCAGGTTGGCGCCACGCCCATGCAGCCGCGAGGCGGTAGCGATCAGCCGGGCCGGCGTACCGCTACAACCAAAGCTCGAGACGACGCCATCGCGGCCCTGGCGCAGTGCGCGCACGATGCCGATCACATCGCCGGCCGGCACGCGCGGGTCGCAGAAGGGTTCGGCATCGCCCTTCGGGATCACGATCGTCTGGCCGTTACGCCCGCGCCGCGCAACCACGCGGTGGGCCACCAGCATATCGCCAAATGGGAACAGAATAATATCGCCGCGGTTGATGTCGGTGGCGCCGAACTCAACCTGCAGCCACGTATCGGGGCCGATCAGCGGGCGCATACTGGTGCCGCGTGGTGCGATCCAGGCCGTAATACGGCGCCGCCGGTAGTCTTCGAACGTCGCCCGGCGCGCGTGGTGCTGCCATTTCCGCTCGAGATCAATCATAGGTCGGCCTCCAGCCAGCGCGCAATGCAATCGGTGGTGGCGTCGAGCGCGCCCACCCGCAGCCGGGCGCAGCGCACCCCACCGAGCAGGTGCCCGATCCGTTCGAGGCCATCGGCAAAGCCAAGCGAAGCTGCCCAGGTGCCACGCAGCAGCGCAATTGCGGCCAGCGCCGCCGGCACCGGCGTGATCGCCGGCTCGGCCTGGGGCTGCGGTGCGCCCTCGAGCAGCAGCACATTGCGCAGCGGCGCCGCCGCCGCCAGGCAGCCAGGGAAGGCCTGCGCGAGATCGGCGGGCGTGAGCGTCCACTCGATCCCACCGCCCAGGCGCACCTGCGGCCGCTCGCGCACGAAGCTCAGCTCGGGGATCAGCTCGGGCGTGCCTGGGCGAATATGCACACTGCGACGATACGGTACAATACGTTGCGTACCAGGCTCGGCCACGGCAAACTCGTCGGAGAGCAGGCCAAACCCGCGCCGCAGTAGCCCGAGCACCAGCGTAGTTTTGCCCTGGCCGCTGCGCCCGGCGATGATCAGCGCGGCGCCCCGATAGACACTCGCGCCGGCGTGGATCGCGTAGATGCCGCGCGCGTGCAGCTCGGCCAGCACGCCATGCACGATCCGGTCGAGCAGATCGAGCGTGGCGGCGTGCTCATCGGGCCACTCGCGGCGGTAGCCCCGCGAGTCGATCACACTATACGCGCCGCCCGCGCCACGCTCGAGCGCAGCGCTGAATGCCGGGGTAGCCACCGCCTGCCGGAACGCGGCGTAGGTCTCGTCGACGCGCTCAAATGCGGTAGCGCTGTGCGAGGCCACCTGGATCGGCACGCCAAGCACCACATAGCCAGCACACCATGCGCTGTGCAGCGCCGGCTCGGGCGCACTATCGATTTGCTCGGATGCAGTTGCCATGGATCACTAATGGGTTGAAGCGCCGGCACACACGCGGCAGGCGCAAGCAGCTGGCCGCTTGCCTGCACCGGCGTGCTTCGGCCGATGTGAACTAATCGCCGGGTGGCCGATCGAGCACGTGCAGCTCGCGAAATTTCGTCAGGATATACACGACATCGGCGCGCACATCATCGGGCGGCTGCGAGTAGGTGTCGGCGAACGCTGCAACAATCTGATCGAGTGTGGCGCGGCCATCGCACAACTCCCAGACGCGGGCAGCAGTGGCGTTGAGCACATGTGCCCGGCCATTGCGCTGGTCGTGCAGGATGGCCTCGTTACCAACCCGCTGAAGGGTCACATCGGTGCTCGGCGTTGGTGGGTTGCGCTCCATGCAGGATCTCCACAGCCAGGTGTCAGTTGCGCTATTCCAGGTTCGCGGCGCAACGGCCGGCATCGGCCAGATCGAGTATCGCCAGGTGATCGGGCGTGTGATCCAGTATAGCAGAGCGTGCAAGCAGGCGATATAACAGTTTCGTCATTTCTGCATGCGCGGCCGGCGGCACGATCCGCGTCGAAATCAACGAGGCGCACTCGTACGGCCTGGCATTCAGCCTAACAGTTTTCTCATTGCTGGTTGGCGGCGCAGGGTATACAGCTGCTTCTTCGCTTTGCGCACCAGCGTCGCCCCGACATTCCAGGCAATATGGCCGGCGCCATCTTGCTCGAGCACGCGCAGCAGCAGCGAGGGCTGCTGGGTCAGGTCGGCGGCGGCGGCCGGCCGGAACAGCGCAGTGGCGCCACAGGTCTGCTCGAGCAGGCGCCGCTTGAATGCGCCAACATGTAGGCGCGGCAGTAGCAGCGGCGGTAGCGGCGCGCCCAACAGATCGTGGGCCAGCGATAGCGCGACGAACAGCGCGGTGCGGGCGCCGGCGGCGCGGGCCTGGGCCAGCACATAGGCCCAATCGAGCGTGGCGCCATGGAGGTGCAGCAGCGCGGCGATATCGCACACGAAGCGCAGCCGCAGCGCCGAGCGCGAGCGGTGGATGGCCAGGTGTAGCAGCGTGTCTTCGGGCGAGAGGATCGTGAGCATCGCGCCATGGATCTGCGCGGTAGCGGCGCGTTGCCACAGCGCCTCGGCGCCAAGCCCAAAGAAGCGCGTGGCCCACAGCCCCCAGTGCAGCTCGAGGCACACGCTGCCGCCGCTGGCAGGCCGGTAGTAGGGCGGGTCGTGAAACGGGTGGTTCAGGTTATCGTAGCCAGGGTCGTGCTCCTGTGTGAAGCCGCGCGCGTGCAGCACCGCGCGCGCCGCCGGCAGGTCGGCCGGCCGCACCAGCACGTCGAGGTCGCCTAGCGAGCGCAAGCCCAGCCCGCCATACAGCGTCTCGGCCAGCACCAGCCCTTTGACCGGCATCGCCGCGACGCCGGCCGCGCGCAGGGCGCCCAGCACCTCAAGCAGCACGTCGGCCAGGGTGCTATTGCGGATGAGCGTGGCGTAGAGCCGCCGCTGCGCGCGCGCCTG
The sequence above is drawn from the Candidatus Kouleothrix ribensis genome and encodes:
- a CDS encoding PqqD family protein, producing the protein MERNPPTPSTDVTLQRVGNEAILHDQRNGRAHVLNATAARVWELCDGRATLDQIVAAFADTYSQPPDDVRADVVYILTKFRELHVLDRPPGD
- a CDS encoding nucleotidyltransferase family protein: MKLEQHILCLAARTYRTPEAERELLALLHGPLDWERLWAQGHLHEVLPLLATTIRGLGGQVAAPPAWQARAQRRLYATLIRNSTLADVLLEVLGALRAAGVAAMPVKGLVLAETLYGGLGLRSLGDLDVLVRPADLPAARAVLHARGFTQEHDPGYDNLNHPFHDPPYYRPASGGSVCLELHWGLWATRFFGLGAEALWQRAATAQIHGAMLTILSPEDTLLHLAIHRSRSALRLRFVCDIAALLHLHGATLDWAYVLAQARAAGARTALFVALSLAHDLLGAPLPPLLLPRLHVGAFKRRLLEQTCGATALFRPAAAADLTQQPSLLLRVLEQDGAGHIAWNVGATLVRKAKKQLYTLRRQPAMRKLLG